In Amyelois transitella isolate CPQ chromosome 5, ilAmyTran1.1, whole genome shotgun sequence, one DNA window encodes the following:
- the LOC106139193 gene encoding uncharacterized protein LOC106139193: protein MLLLALSAALAVAAAAPASYDQRQDGDFNVRADLQNVVLLIALPKKMPVSSDFLDLFRKNVKHNELQDRADHVMDAFVEPSTPYRVEIGTDRSSDGDGRAVEVVIAGRRHGSVESEDTDSREYKLVGAMEQCGPDMERDPDTLACRAKLPDRPPEPQDSKLDDPATAVQPEVIPVA from the coding sequence ATGCTGCTGCTGGCTCTCTCCGCAGCCCTGGCGGTTGCCGCCGCCGCCCCCGCCTCCTACGACCAGCGCCAGGACGGCGACTTCAACGTCCGCGCCGACCTCCAAAATGTAGTCCTACTCATCGCTCTACCCAAAAAAATGCCAGTCTCGTCGGATTTTCTAGATCTGTTCAGGAAGAACGTAAAACATAACGAGCTGCAGGACAGGGCGGATCACGTTATGGACGCGTTCGTCGAGCCTAGCACGCCGTACCGAGTGGAGATCGGGACGGACCGGTCGTCGGACGGTGACGGCAGAGCTGTCGAGGTGGTGATAGCTGGTCGTCGTCACGGCAGCGTGGAGAGTGAGGACACAGACTCCCGGGAGTACAAGCTCGTGGGCGCTATGGAGCAGTGCGGGCCCGACATGGAGCGCGACCCGGACACGCTGGCCTGTCGCGCCAAGCTGCCGGATCGCCCGCCGGAGCCCCAGGACTCCAAACTAGACGACCCAGCCACGGCGGTGCAGCCCGAAGTCATCCCCGTCGCGTAG
- the LOC106137884 gene encoding sulfotransferase 1C4-like, which yields MTEKSYPLEIRDAPPELVAEIRKYSNGAPMDYIQVGPQKYIFPSGFRNECMKLYNMELRPDDVFVATFPKSGTTWTQELVWLIGNNFDYETAAKIFLKERFPFIELPMMLSDPKVVQWARDQVKGDSAVNEAVMKMFSVPMMEVVAKLPSPRFIKTHLPFSMLPPSLLDTVKVVYVARDPRDVAVSYYHHSKLFKLKNFQGDFPEFWQIFLKDGFDWCPYFAHVKEAWAKRGHPNLLFLFYEELYKDLPAAVRRVAKFLQKPVSEEQVSKLCDHLHIDNFRKNKSVNSEEMQEIGFANKTENFIRKGKAGGWRAYFDYDMTLQAERWMQENLRDTDLRFPTKD from the exons ATGACTGAAAAAAGCTACCCTTTGGAAATCAGGGATGCTCCCCCGGAATTAGTGGCGGAGATTCGAAAATACTCTAAtg GTGCTCCAATGGACTACATACAAGTGGGCCCTCAGAAATATATCTTTCCTTCGGGATTTAGAAATGAATGTATGAAATTGTACAACATGGAATTGCGACCGGATGATGTTTTTGTAGCCACCTTTCCCAAATCAG GAACGACTTGGACCCAAGAACTTGTTTGGTTAATAGGAAATAACTTTGATTACGAAACTGCAGCGAAAATATTCCTGAAAGAAAGATTTCCTTTTATTGA ATTACCAATGATGCTGAGCGATCCAAAAGTGGTGCAGTGGGCGCGTGACCAGGTGAAGGGTGACTCCGCAGTCAACGAAGCGGTCATGAAGATGTTTAGTGTCCCAATGATGGAAGTCGTAGCCAAACTTCCGTCGCCCCGATTCATCAAGACACATTTGCCATTTTCAATGCTACCACCCAGCCTTCTGGATACCGTGAAGGTGGTCTACGTGGCTAGAGATCCCAGGGATGTGGCCGTGTCGTACTACCATCACAGCAAACTATTCAAACTGAAAAATTTCCAGGGCGATTTCCCAGAATTCTGGCAGATTTTCTTGAAGGATggat TCGACTGGTGTCCATATTTCGCTCATGTCAAAGAAGCTTGGGCCAAGAGGGGTCACCCCAACttgttattcttattttacgAAGAACTATATAAG GATTTACCTGCAGCCGTCCGACGTGTCGCTAAATTCCTACAGAAGCCGGTGTCGGAAGAGCAGGTTAGCAAGCTGTGCGATCATCTGCACATCGATAATTTTAGGAAGAACAAGTCCGTCAATTCGGAGGAAATGCAAGAGATCGGATTTGcgaataaaacagaaaatttcATTAGGAAGG GTAAAGCGGGAGGCTGGCGCGCTTACTTCGATTACGATATGACGCTTCAGGCGGAGCGCTGGATGCAGGAGAACCTTCGGGACACCGACCTTCGGTTCCCAACAAaggactaa
- the LOC106141905 gene encoding uncharacterized protein LOC106141905, with protein MVNYKRVVCELALLAAAVAIAASAPVPECAQNHYDQRQNGSENYRLNIDGVVIAVAPADSLLAAASEIDISDLLGDLEDFNDIQKPTKPSINTNSPVKPEDPKPEEKPQDLKPEEAKPSFDQPAAAPLADVSLDSENKPLKKDASTRKHEKAQKLKNRLAHLLMPLLRRNRHH; from the exons ATGGTCAACTACAAGCGAGTGGTGTGCGAGCTGGCGTTGTTGGCGGCGGCGGTCGCGATAGCGGCGTCCGCGCCGGTGCCTGAGTGCGCACAGAACCACTACGACCAAAGGCAAAACGGCTCCGAAAACTACCGCCTCAACATCGACGGAGTTGTCATCGCCGTCGCCCCCGCGGACTCCCTGCTCGCTGCGGCTTCCGAAATCGATATTAGCGACCTCCTCGGCGATCTTGAAGACTTCAATGACATCCAGAAACCTACTAAACCGTCTATCAACACAAACAGCCCGGTTAAACCAGAAGACCCGAAACCAGAGGAGAAACCGCAAGATCTGAAGCCGGAGGAGGCCAAGCCGTCGTTCGACCAGCCCGCTGCAGCGCCCTTGGCGGACGTCTCTTTGGACTCGGAAAATAAACCGCTGAAAAAAGACGCGTCGACCAGGAAACACGAGAAAGCTCAGAA ACTGAAAAACAGGCTGGCTCATTTGTTGATGCCTTTATTGAGAAGAAACCGccatcattaa
- the LOC106141903 gene encoding sulfotransferase 1C4-like — protein sequence MGTKGEESFPLEIRRLNEKEQAEVSKDIEGGFMKHCFRVGPQGYFFSDPFEPLIPQIYNLELRADDVFIATFPKAGTTWTQELVWLVANELDYDTAKRVPLTVRCPFLEFSVFSHNDVGQALIKQACEVDKTKYEIAKNLKKNGIEVANELPSPRFIKTHQPFSLLPPDLLEKTKVVYTARDPRDVVVSYYHHQKFMPIYGYKGEFKDFWKLFKKDMLDWTPFFSHFREAWELRNHPNLLFLFYEELSKDMPGVIRRVAKFLGKTVTEEQISGLCEHLKFENFRKNKSVNYEVLGELGFIKKGEHFVRKGKTGGWREYFDEEMTKEAEEWMEEGLKGIDFKFKF from the exons atgggtACTAAAGGTGAGGAAAGTTTTCCTCTAGAAATACGGCGATTAAATGAAAAGGAGCAAGCTGAAGTGTCGAAAGACATAGAAGGAG GTTTTATGAAGCACTGCTTTCGTGTCGGTCCGCAAGGTTATTTCTTTTCGGATCCCTTTGAACCCCTCATTCCACAAATATACAACTTGGAGCTTCGAGCTGACGATGTCTTTATTGCAACTTTCCCAAAGGCAG GCACAACCTGGACCCAAGAATTGGTGTGGTTGGTTGCCAACGAATTGGATTACGACACCGCCAAAAGAGTCCCTCTCACGGTGCGATGCCCATTTTTAGA attttcagtattttcccACAACGATGTCGGACAGGCTCTGATAAAACAAGCATGCGAAGtagataaaactaaatatgaaattgccaaaaatttaaagaaaaatggtATCGAAGTGGCTAATGAATTGCCGTCTCCGAGATTTATAAAGACTCATCAACCCTTCTCGTTGCTTCCTCCAGACCTTCTCGAGAAGACCAAGGTGGTGTATACTGCCAGGGACCCGAGAGATGTCGTAGTCTCATACTATCATCATCAGAAATTCATGCCGATTTACGGTTACAAGGGAGAGTTCAAAGATTTTTggaaactatttaaaaaagatatgc TTGACTGGACACCATTTTTCTCGCATTTTAGAGAGGCATGGGAATTGAGAAATCATCCTAATTTGTTGTTCCTGTTCTATGAAGAACTTTCAAAG GACATGCCTGGTGTCATTCGCCGTGTGGCCAAGTTTCTGGGCAAGACTGTGACAGAAGAACAGATTAGCGGGCTTTGTGAACATCTCAAATTCGAGAATTTCAGAAAGAACAAGTCTGTCAATTATGAGGTCCTAGGAGAACTGGGATTTATCAAAAAGGGGGAGCATTTTGTTAGAAAAG GTAAAACAGGTGGTTGGCGGGAATATTTCGACGAAGAGATGACAAAGGAAGCCGAAGAATGGATGGAGGAGGGGCTGAAGGGAAtcgatttcaaatttaaattctag
- the LOC106141906 gene encoding luciferin sulfotransferase, producing MRNYYCLCRLFIYSHSQSQYLTRLTQGCARALSRRLTHIIQFDVNHSINMANKNENYPWDIVDVPQETAEHLMKYFTGELTGFVRIGPKGYFMPNKFKQEAAKIYNMPLRKDDIFVASYPRSGTTWTQELVWMVANDLDYATSDAIPLTERYPFLEFSVFVHPIMKERFIEENKDSERKLKLLEIVTQAGTDQLANIPSPRFIKTHLPMSLLPSEVLEISRVVYVARDPRDVVVSFYHLNRLIRTQGYNGDFKTYWKFFIQDLHHWTPYFEHLKEAWNQRHNPRMLFLFYEELSKDLPAAVRRVAKFLDKDFSEEQISKLCEHLSIENFKNNKSVNYDVMKELGILIPGEQAFIRKGKAGGWRDYFDEEMTAEAERWMADNLQDTDLRFPHLG from the exons ATGCggaattattattgtttatgcAGATTGTTTATATACAGTCATTCTCAAAGTCAGTACCTCACGCGACTGACGCAgggctgcgcgcgcgcacttTCACGCCGACTGACACACATAATTCAATTCGACGTAAATCATTCAATAAACATGGCCAATAAAAACGAGAATTACCCATGGGATATAGTGGATGTCCCACAGGAAACTGCTGAACATCTTATGAAGTACTTTACAG gCGAACTTACAGGCTTCGTTCGCATAGGACCGAAAGGTTACTTCATGCCGAACAAGTTCAAACAAGAGGCTGCTAAAATCTACAACATGCCGCTAAGGAAGGATGACATATTCGTCGCGAGTTATCCACGATCAG GTACTACCTGGACACAGGAGCTAGTCTGGATGGTGGCCAATGATTTAGATTATGCTACGTCAGATGCGATACCACTGACGGAGCGATACCCATTTCTAGA ATTTTCAGTCTTCGTCCACCCCATTATGAAAGAGCGATTCATTGAAGAGAACAAGGACAGCGAAAGGAAACTAAAGCTTTTAGAGATAGTGACCCAGGCCGGCACAGATCAGCTGGCCAATATCCCTTCTCCACGGTTCATAAAAACCCATCTCCCGATGTCTTTGTTACCATCCGAAGTTCTAGAGATTTCTCGTGTGGTCTATGTGGCGAGGGACCCGCGGGATGTGGTGGTTTCATTCTACCATCTGAACAGACTCATCAGAACTCAAGGGTACAACGGAGATTTCAAAACCTACTGGAAGTTCTTCATACAAGATTTAC ACCACTGGACACCTTACTTTGAACACCTTAAAGAGGCGTGGAATCAGAGACACAATCCAAGAATGCTGTTCTTATTTTATGAAGAATTGTCAAAG gatTTGCCAGCAGCTGTACGAAGAGTTGCAAAGTTTTTGGACAAGGATTTTAGCGAAGAGCAAATCAGTAAATTGTGTGAACATCTCAGCATTGAGAATTTCAAGAACAACAAATCCGTGAACTATGACGTCATGAAGGAATTAGGGATCTTGATACCAGGAGAACAAGCGTTTATTAGAAAAG GCAAAGCAGGGGGCTGGCGGGACTACTTCGACGAGGAGATGACCGCGGAGGCGGAGCGCTGGATGGCAGACAACTTGCAGGATACCGACCTGAGGTTCCCGCACTTAGGATAA